A window of Phyllobacterium sp. T1293 contains these coding sequences:
- a CDS encoding ASCH domain-containing protein, which translates to MLFKAQTLEAIARGEVDLAFRRWTRPTVKAGTRLRTTIGSLIIGAVDMVNPDKLTAEDAKRAGFDNIAALTRNLRDGDGTLYRIAIAGVEADERTALREEPLSQADKVALMDRLARWDKAAEYVGYHRQILRMIADHPGVVAANLAAQLGVETVKFKRDVRKLKEVGLTISLDIGYRLSPRGQDFLDGQ; encoded by the coding sequence ATGTTGTTCAAGGCACAAACGCTGGAAGCTATTGCACGCGGGGAAGTCGATCTGGCGTTTCGGCGCTGGACTCGTCCGACCGTCAAGGCCGGTACGCGTCTGCGCACGACCATTGGTTCGCTGATCATCGGTGCGGTGGATATGGTCAACCCGGACAAGCTGACTGCGGAAGACGCCAAACGTGCCGGTTTTGATAATATTGCTGCTTTGACCCGCAATCTGCGTGATGGTGATGGAACGCTCTATCGTATCGCCATCGCAGGTGTTGAAGCCGATGAGAGAACTGCTCTGCGCGAAGAACCATTGTCCCAAGCGGACAAGGTTGCTTTGATGGATCGGCTGGCGCGCTGGGACAAAGCGGCTGAATATGTCGGTTATCATAGGCAAATCCTGCGCATGATTGCCGACCATCCGGGCGTGGTCGCTGCAAATCTCGCCGCACAGCTTGGCGTCGAAACGGTCAAATTCAAACGTGATGTGCGCAAGCTCAAGGAGGTGGGTTTGACCATCAGTCTCGATATCGGCTACCGGCTATCGCCACGCGGCCAAGATTTTCTGGACGGGCAATGA
- a CDS encoding FAD-linked oxidase C-terminal domain-containing protein, whose translation MSGLVMPKADAAIMARRSDIVAALQAIVPDEGVVDITNEMRAFESDALTAYHQLPLVVVLPQTVRQVSQVLKYCHENNVKVVPRGSGTSLSGGALPLEDAVLLVMSRFNRILEIDYPNRVAVVQPGVTNLGITKAVEHEGFYYAPDPSSQIACSIGGNVAENSGGVHCLKYGLTANNVLGLEMVLITGEVVRLGGKHLDSEGYDLLGLMTGSEGLLGVVTEVTVRILQKPATARALMVGFPSSETAGQCVADIIAAGIIPGGMEMMDRPAIHAAEDFVHAGYPLDVEALLIIELDGPAVEVNHLIDMVEKIAGKNGASSCVISQSEDERMAFWAGRKAAFPAVGRISPDYLCMDGTIPRKELPKVLAGMRELSEKYGLRVANVFHAGDGNLHPLILYDANIPDELRKAEDFGADILRLCVKVGGVLTGEHGVGVEKRDLMPEMFNEIDLNQQIRVKCAFDDKHLLNPGKVFPQLHRCAELGRMHVHRGQVPFPDIPRF comes from the coding sequence ATGTCCGGGTTGGTGATGCCGAAGGCTGATGCGGCGATCATGGCGCGGCGCAGCGACATCGTTGCCGCATTGCAAGCCATTGTTCCTGATGAAGGCGTGGTTGATATCACCAATGAAATGCGCGCCTTTGAATCCGATGCCCTGACCGCCTATCACCAGCTGCCGCTAGTTGTTGTCCTGCCGCAGACCGTTCGCCAAGTCTCGCAAGTCCTGAAATATTGTCATGAAAACAATGTGAAGGTCGTGCCGCGCGGGTCAGGTACCTCGCTCTCCGGCGGTGCATTGCCGCTGGAAGATGCGGTTCTGCTCGTCATGTCCCGCTTCAATCGCATTCTCGAAATCGACTATCCGAACCGCGTCGCCGTCGTGCAGCCGGGTGTAACCAATCTCGGCATCACAAAGGCCGTCGAGCATGAGGGTTTTTACTACGCACCTGATCCGTCCTCGCAGATCGCCTGTTCCATCGGTGGCAATGTCGCGGAAAATTCCGGCGGCGTGCATTGCCTGAAATATGGGCTGACGGCCAACAATGTGCTTGGGCTGGAAATGGTGCTCATCACAGGTGAAGTGGTGCGGCTGGGCGGCAAGCATCTGGATTCGGAAGGTTATGATCTTCTGGGCCTGATGACAGGTTCCGAAGGGCTGCTCGGTGTCGTGACCGAGGTCACTGTGCGCATTCTGCAAAAGCCTGCAACCGCCCGCGCACTGATGGTCGGGTTTCCTTCAAGCGAAACAGCCGGGCAATGCGTCGCCGATATCATCGCCGCTGGTATTATTCCGGGCGGCATGGAGATGATGGATCGCCCGGCAATCCATGCTGCCGAAGATTTTGTGCATGCGGGTTATCCGCTGGATGTGGAAGCGCTGCTGATCATTGAACTCGATGGCCCCGCAGTTGAGGTCAACCATCTCATCGATATGGTCGAGAAGATTGCGGGTAAGAACGGCGCTTCGTCCTGCGTGATATCCCAGAGCGAAGATGAGCGCATGGCGTTCTGGGCTGGGCGCAAGGCGGCGTTTCCCGCCGTTGGACGCATCTCGCCTGATTATCTGTGTATGGATGGTACGATCCCGCGCAAGGAACTGCCGAAGGTTCTTGCTGGCATGCGCGAACTGTCGGAAAAATACGGGTTGCGCGTCGCCAATGTGTTCCATGCGGGTGATGGCAATCTGCATCCGCTGATCCTCTATGACGCGAATATTCCCGATGAATTGCGCAAGGCCGAGGATTTTGGCGCTGACATCCTGAGGCTGTGTGTGAAGGTGGGCGGTGTTCTTACCGGCGAACATGGCGTCGGCGTTGAAAAGCGGGATCTGATGCCTGAGATGTTCAACGAGATTGATCTGAACCAGCAAATCCGGGTCAAATGCGCTTTTGATGACAAGCATCTGCTCAATCCCGGCAAAGTTTTTCCGCAATTGCACCGCTGCGCTGAACTTGGCCGAATGCATGTGCATCGCGGTCAGGTGCCATTTCCAGATATTCCGAGATTCTGA
- a CDS encoding TetR/AcrR family transcriptional regulator C-terminal domain-containing protein, which yields MAKRSDVKLQRESVIRVALDLLDETGIDGLTTRRIATALGVQQPALYWHFKDKAALLDALAEAILVEHHGPSIPEKGEDWRHFLTENARGFRRALLAYRDGARIHAGSRPGPVFFPAVEAQIQFMVAAGFDLVPAAHVLRVTGHYVVGSVLEQQASMPEIGSPDLTPEMRAAFPMLAQAFVEVEHISPDEGFEFGLAALVAGFEKLRSS from the coding sequence ATGGCAAAACGTAGTGATGTAAAATTGCAGCGCGAGAGCGTTATCCGGGTGGCTCTCGATCTGCTTGATGAAACCGGCATTGATGGGCTGACCACCCGGCGCATTGCCACGGCTCTTGGTGTGCAGCAACCGGCGCTTTACTGGCATTTCAAGGACAAAGCTGCCTTGCTCGATGCTTTGGCCGAGGCGATTCTGGTTGAACATCATGGACCGTCCATCCCTGAGAAAGGCGAGGACTGGCGGCATTTCCTGACCGAGAATGCGCGTGGCTTCAGGCGCGCCTTACTGGCCTATCGTGACGGCGCGCGGATTCATGCGGGTTCGCGTCCAGGTCCGGTATTCTTTCCAGCCGTGGAGGCACAAATTCAATTCATGGTTGCCGCTGGTTTCGATCTGGTGCCGGCTGCGCATGTGTTGCGGGTGACGGGGCATTACGTTGTCGGTTCGGTGCTCGAGCAACAGGCGTCCATGCCGGAGATCGGTTCGCCAGATTTGACGCCTGAGATGCGTGCGGCATTTCCAATGCTGGCTCAAGCTTTTGTCGAAGTTGAACATATCTCCCCGGATGAGGGCTTTGAATTTGGACTTGCGGCACTTGTCGCGGGTTTCGAAAAGCTGCGTTCCAGCTAG
- the tet gene encoding Tet(A)/Tet(B)/Tet(C) family tetracycline efflux MFS transporter, giving the protein MTFNKPLTVILTTVTLDAIGIGMIMPVLPRLLTTLAHSDNVARHYGVLLALYALMQFVFAPLLGALSDRFGRRPVILGSLAGAALDYLVMAFATVLPLLYIGRIISGVTGATMSVASATIADITPEQNRAKRFGMIGACFGLGFIAGPLLGGIAGGFGVHYPFLLAMALNGLNFLFALFFLPETSKGEKTPFSLRSLNPIGSFQWITSIKTLTPLVAMFTLLQLVGQLPGALWIIYTQDQFLWSVSTVGISLAAFGLLHALVQGMLTGPVTGKIGEKRTLVLGMATDCIGYLLMAFATQSWMVAPILFFLSMGGIATPALQSIITRQVDASKVGEVQGVLASATSLAGIIGPVIFTTIYAATRTDWSGLVWVCGAALYVLCIPMLRVVAYRHAESASRA; this is encoded by the coding sequence ATGACTTTCAACAAACCTCTGACCGTGATCCTGACGACCGTCACCCTTGATGCTATCGGCATTGGGATGATCATGCCCGTTTTGCCGCGGCTGCTGACGACGCTGGCTCATTCCGATAATGTCGCACGGCACTACGGTGTTCTTCTTGCCCTATACGCGCTGATGCAATTTGTGTTCGCGCCGCTGCTCGGCGCACTGAGTGATCGGTTCGGCCGACGCCCTGTTATTCTCGGTTCCCTTGCAGGCGCGGCACTTGATTATCTGGTGATGGCTTTTGCGACTGTGCTGCCGCTGCTCTATATCGGCCGCATCATTTCAGGCGTCACCGGTGCCACCATGTCCGTGGCAAGTGCGACGATCGCCGACATCACTCCTGAACAGAACCGGGCCAAACGTTTTGGCATGATCGGCGCCTGTTTCGGCCTCGGCTTCATCGCCGGGCCATTGCTCGGCGGTATCGCTGGCGGTTTCGGCGTCCACTATCCATTCCTGCTCGCCATGGCCCTCAATGGCCTCAACTTCCTGTTCGCTCTCTTCTTCCTTCCGGAAACCAGCAAGGGTGAGAAAACGCCCTTTTCACTGCGCAGCCTGAACCCCATTGGCTCATTCCAGTGGATCACCAGTATCAAAACCCTGACGCCACTGGTTGCGATGTTCACACTGCTGCAACTGGTCGGCCAGTTGCCCGGTGCCCTCTGGATTATCTACACGCAGGACCAGTTTCTCTGGAGCGTCTCCACTGTTGGCATTTCACTCGCAGCATTTGGTCTGCTGCATGCACTGGTGCAGGGAATGCTGACTGGCCCTGTGACCGGGAAGATCGGCGAAAAACGTACGCTGGTCCTTGGAATGGCCACGGACTGTATCGGTTATCTGCTGATGGCATTCGCCACCCAAAGCTGGATGGTCGCGCCCATTCTGTTTTTCCTTTCCATGGGCGGCATTGCAACGCCCGCACTTCAATCCATCATCACCCGGCAGGTTGATGCGAGCAAAGTCGGCGAAGTTCAGGGGGTTCTGGCAAGCGCAACCAGTTTGGCCGGTATTATCGGGCCGGTGATCTTCACGACGATTTATGCAGCAACGCGGACCGACTGGAGTGGATTGGTGTGGGTTTGTGGTGCAGCGCTCTATGTTCTTTGCATTCCCATGCTGCGCGTCGTCGCCTATCGCCATGCCGAAAGTGCTTCGAGGGCTTGA